The region CCATTGCAAGGGGAGTGCTTGAAGATGAAAGGATATTTGACAGGTTGCTCGAGGATGAACTTCTTGCGTCTAAGGTAGAGGTGAGATGAATGGAAATTGCGAGAGACATTTCTGAGGAGCTTAAAGTCTCCTATCTGGATTATGCGATGAGTGTAATTGTGGGCAGAGCCATTCCGGATGTTAGGGATGGTTTGAAACCCGTGCAGAGAAGAATTCTCTATGCAATGTATGAGATGGGACTTTACAGCAACAGACCCTACAGAAAATCGGCCAGAATCGTGGGAGATGTGCTCGGTAAGTATCACCCCCATGGCGATTCTGCAGTTTACGATGCTCTTGTTAGAATGGCACAGGACTTCAACATGCGCTACCCGCTCATTGACGGGCAGGGCAATTTCGGCAGCATTGATGGGGACGAACCGGCTGCGATGAGGTATACCGAGGCGAGGCTTACAAAATTGGCGGAAGAGATGCTTGCAGATATTGACAAGGAAACGGTTGACTTCATCCCTAACTTTGATGCCACTCTTAAGGAACCGGTTGTTCTTCCTGCCAGGCTTCCCAACCTGCTGATTAACGGTTCAAGTGGTATTGCCGTCGGAATGGCAACGAACATGCCTCCACACAATCTGAGGGAAATCTGTGGTGCGATAATTGCATACATAGAGAACGAGGATATCACCGTCGAAGAGCTGATGGAATACGTTAAGGGTCCGGACTTCCCAACCGGGGGCATTATTGTGGGAACCGGAGGTATCAGGGATGCCTACCAAACCGGAAGGGGCAAGATTACTGTGAGGGGCAGGGCGGAAATCGAGGACAACTCGATAGTGATAAGGGAGATACCCTATCAGGTTAACAAGGCAAATCTTGTTGAAAAAATTGCAGGACTTGCGAGAGATGGGAAAATAGAGGAAATAAAGACGGTAAGAGACGAGTCCGACAGAGAAGGAATAAGAATTGTTGTCGAACTGAAAAACGGTGCAAATGCCGGAGTGGTCCTGAACAGGCTTTACAAGTACACCCAGCTTCAAACAACTTTTGGAATAATTAATCTGGCACTTGTGGACAACCAGCCGAGGGTGATGAGCCTTAAAGAACTGATCGCAGAGTTTGTCAGGCACAGGAGAGAGGTTGTGAGGAGAAGGGCAGAGTATGAACTCAGGAAAGCCGAAGAAAGGCTCCACATTGTGGAAGGTTTGAAAATAGCTATAGAAAATATTGACGAGGCCATTGAGATAATCAAGAAATCTGAAAGTACTGAGGTTGCCAAGAGAGGCCTTGTGGAAAGGTTCGAGCTTACAGAAAAGCAGGCTGAAGCCATACTTCAGATGAGGCTTCAGAGGCTCACTGCAATGGAGATTGACAGCCTTCTTAAGGAATACAGGGAGCTGAAGGAGAAAATTGAGGAACTGAAGTCAATTCTCGCAAGCAGGAGGAAGATAGACGAAATCATAATCCGGGAAACCAGGGAAATTGCAGAAAAATACGGTGATGAAAGGAGAACCAGAATTCTTGCAGATGTCGGGGAGATAACCGAGGCGGATCTGATAGCTGAGGAGGAGAATCTTCTGATCGTGACAAAAAGCGGGTATGTCAAGAGGGTTGACCTCAAATCCTTCAGGGCGCAGGGTAGAGGCGGAGTGGGAGTTCAGGGCATAAATCTGAGGAATGAGGACGAGATTGCCTTTCTCGGTATTGTGAACTCAGCCCACAGGCTAATTCTTTTCACGAACAAAGGCAGGGCGTACTGGATAAATGCATACGAGATACCCAAGCTTGACAGGGTGGCAAGGGGAACGAGTCTCAGAAACATGGTCTCCATGGAAAGTGATGAGCACGTCATCTCTGCATTATCTGTGGAGGAGTTTAAAGGGGAAATTTTACTGCTGACTGCAGATGGCTATATAAAGACGGTGAAGCTTTCGGAGTTTGAAAATGCCAAGAGATCTGGAATTATTGCTGTAACGGGAGAGCCTGTTGCCGTTAAACCTGCAAGAGGGAAGGAGGTCATTATCACAACCCGGAACGGAATGCTTGTAAGGTTTGATAGGTCTGAGGTTCCAACATATGGCAGGACTGCAAAGGGTGTGAAGGCAATCAGGCTGAAAAGCGGAGATGAAATTGCATGGATGGATTGTGGTAGCGAGAGGGAGATACTGCTGCTCTCAGAGAACGGATACGGTAAACGGGTTAAAACCGGAGAGTTCAGGAAAATCTCGAGAGGTGGGCAGGGAGTCATCTGCTTTAAAGCTACATCCAAGACAGGAAAGGTTGTTTTTGCTGAATTTGTCAGGGGCAACGGGCTGTTTGCGTTCAGCAGAGACGGTAATGCGATACTTGTGAACATGGACGAGATTTCAGTGCAGGGAAGGAACACGACCGGTGTAATTGTGGCCAGAAATGGCGTTGTGAAGGCCACACAGGTGAATTTATGAAGCTTTTGCCTGAAAACTGGG is a window of Geoglobus acetivorans DNA encoding:
- the gyrA gene encoding DNA gyrase subunit A, translating into MEIARDISEELKVSYLDYAMSVIVGRAIPDVRDGLKPVQRRILYAMYEMGLYSNRPYRKSARIVGDVLGKYHPHGDSAVYDALVRMAQDFNMRYPLIDGQGNFGSIDGDEPAAMRYTEARLTKLAEEMLADIDKETVDFIPNFDATLKEPVVLPARLPNLLINGSSGIAVGMATNMPPHNLREICGAIIAYIENEDITVEELMEYVKGPDFPTGGIIVGTGGIRDAYQTGRGKITVRGRAEIEDNSIVIREIPYQVNKANLVEKIAGLARDGKIEEIKTVRDESDREGIRIVVELKNGANAGVVLNRLYKYTQLQTTFGIINLALVDNQPRVMSLKELIAEFVRHRREVVRRRAEYELRKAEERLHIVEGLKIAIENIDEAIEIIKKSESTEVAKRGLVERFELTEKQAEAILQMRLQRLTAMEIDSLLKEYRELKEKIEELKSILASRRKIDEIIIRETREIAEKYGDERRTRILADVGEITEADLIAEEENLLIVTKSGYVKRVDLKSFRAQGRGGVGVQGINLRNEDEIAFLGIVNSAHRLILFTNKGRAYWINAYEIPKLDRVARGTSLRNMVSMESDEHVISALSVEEFKGEILLLTADGYIKTVKLSEFENAKRSGIIAVTGEPVAVKPARGKEVIITTRNGMLVRFDRSEVPTYGRTAKGVKAIRLKSGDEIAWMDCGSEREILLLSENGYGKRVKTGEFRKISRGGQGVICFKATSKTGKVVFAEFVRGNGLFAFSRDGNAILVNMDEISVQGRNTTGVIVARNGVVKATQVNL